One Catenulispora sp. MAP5-51 genomic region harbors:
- a CDS encoding amino acid adenylation domain-containing protein produces the protein MRDGDVAIIGAAGLFPGADGLEDFHERLVTGYDGIAPPAPERVLQHAAPSGDRYLHLGYLDRIDLFDHEFFRISRREAELMDPHQRLVLQLAHQAMENAGYAAGQLRGSRTAVCLAHADSLYETLCEGGDPQGILGTLPAATAARVAYLLDLVGPALVLDTACSSALVAIAHAVRAVRCGDADLALAGGISVQTVLTERQDRDVLRGVESPTGSCRPFDARADGTVGGEGGGIVLLKPLRQARADRDSVMAVIKGVAVNHNGYRAASMSAPSQIAQSEVITAAWRDADVDPRTIGYIECHGSATPLGDVVEADALQRAFLNAGVDTPHCAVGSVKGDIGHLGNAAGVVGLLKVLGGVRDGVIHPMAHFAQANPLIDFTGPVYLDPAGGPWPGDGDKPRRAGISSFGLTGTNAHAVLEQAPDPDPSPSPRPPEQAPDGVELVTVSAKSPAALERYRLRLARFAESSGNELRAVAHVLNRGRDDHPYRLAVAAADTAELARALRSAALPGVDAAAEQRPVVLLFSPDAVCEGPYWTELAAELPELAHAAPRAGAAACGPRGQVVWRQLALFRVLQDWGLGGLHFVGCGSAAPGVRAAEGELSVEDAVRAADAADTAEPDAIDRDRLREAVRAFRREGAVLVEMGADGLLSRRIRAAAPDLPLVALLSGGGVRGLLNQLGKVYVLGGAFDWEHRYRGTDIARIQAPTYPFEPVRCWAGPPAADPVSRTASPAAEVPARRVPAGEAEAERFVAAVWQEVLGTDELDADADYFALGGTSIAGISVLRRLERDLGVTLAFADLYAHHTVRSLAGHVSGLRSQGAANMDRTIPRLDHGGRLPLSYGQEQLWYLDRLNPDSPLYNIPADLRLHGPLDTTALRGALQDLADRHEILRTAIRDDDGEPYAELLPAGPDLKLVDLSALAPAEREHRARLLADEEALSPFDLAAGPLLRTTLLRLDDDDHVLLYTHHHIVFDGWSPSVFFRDLFALYRSRCAGQSAEPAALPEPTELTELTEPTEPTEPTELPELPELPIQYADFAAWQRTWLSGEQLERGLDFWRAELAGLDTAALPLDRPRPAVQSFAGAITEFTFDVELAARVRSYSREQGVTTFVTMLALVDAALHRWAGLTDVVVGVGTSGRTNPATHDLIGYFNNLPPFRTRVEGRLSFGALVRRCAETVAGVLDHEDMPFEKIVSAVCRRREPGRHPLYDVAYTYQNAPAPVLPPGDLRLTRLLDGPIGGIAPGTAKFDLTVGVTDQDDGPLHAYLEYAVALFDDTTMAGLAAWLPDLLRAALDDPGRPLDALPGPPRPAARPLALLTGARAVPGDGRLVHDLVQEQAARRPDHPAVVADGHVHTYAQIDAAAGRLARRLTEAGVGPGSVVPVVADRGPDLVVGWLGVVKAGGAFLPVDPAWPRQRIEDILTSAGIGPAAPVVGNLRGRTCMPARPAVPESGDEDVLVETATGSPGRPGSRDLAYVAYTSGSTGRPHGCEIEHVSLRNLVDWYHDAMQLTGDDRVMQVAAPGFDVAVLDVWTTLCRGATLHFASTALQEPGAFLHGLAADGITAAFLPTHLAEVVLTECAWPPGLRLRVVTTGGDLLRVRPPADCPFRLVNMYGPAECTVVSTAGVTGPATDTDMSALPGIGRPVTGTSVYLLRPDGSPVAAGEIGEITVAGRAVGRGYRGLPALTARRFTADPYSGTPGARMYRTGDLGRLRPDGTIEFQGRLDDQVEIRGQRVEPAEIERVLLSHPSVRAASVVPAPGPGGATRLVAHVTTGGPATGGPALPVLTEDALRRWSARALPPFMVPGSVVFHDRLPLTATGKLDRRSLKETAMATPSHAATNNTPVASSTPYAEEVLTHVVAELLGTGQVRPEDNFFELGGDSVLGVRVAARAARSGVHFTPQQILQHHSLRDLAAATTVSADLVPADGPAAAAMARPDHRSDLRQDHRSDHSSDHRPVPLTPIMRTFLDRMPPGAPDFADAHLLEITVRTDAESVRAAVDHLLARHEPLRYRFRRNSLGWRIDCAEPDAVDVFDVQVLPPMDAEAEREFLAADIAQLRTLIDLERGPALRVRYYDRGHRRNAWIVFLVHHFVFDNMATVVLIDELDAALAELLAGHPLPAPTPVRTWPQWSRHLTDMASSDALAGELAYWTSTLQSGAALLDGKPPASGSRPAGGVAHRVLEAHQVADVLRGGPDADPAAMCAFACALARWRGTDGAGVMTEGRAAPNVFRPAGRSPAIGWFTSVHPLTLPVDPAADVRACLSAVTDVVRSVPNDGVGYGMLRHLSPASPAVDRLRALPEPQALVIHGTHDGSGFDTGIRLLRNRRDLTSRGRRLLPAGFPLVLTTAITDGTLQLVLLYDDSHTDQEAENLAEETVRAFTELAR, from the coding sequence ATGCGTGACGGCGACGTGGCGATCATCGGGGCGGCAGGGCTGTTCCCCGGGGCGGACGGCCTGGAGGACTTCCACGAGCGCTTGGTGACCGGATACGACGGGATCGCGCCTCCCGCGCCGGAGCGAGTGCTCCAGCACGCCGCCCCGTCCGGGGACCGCTATCTGCACCTGGGCTACCTGGATCGGATCGACCTGTTCGACCACGAGTTCTTCCGTATCTCGCGGCGCGAGGCCGAGCTGATGGATCCGCACCAGCGCCTCGTCCTGCAACTGGCCCACCAGGCGATGGAGAACGCGGGCTACGCCGCCGGGCAGCTGCGCGGATCGCGCACGGCGGTGTGCCTGGCGCACGCCGACTCGCTCTACGAGACCCTGTGCGAGGGCGGCGACCCCCAGGGGATCCTCGGCACACTCCCGGCCGCGACCGCGGCCCGGGTGGCCTATCTGCTCGACCTCGTCGGCCCCGCTCTGGTGCTGGACACCGCCTGCAGCAGCGCACTGGTGGCCATCGCCCACGCGGTCCGGGCCGTGCGCTGCGGGGACGCCGATCTGGCGCTCGCCGGCGGAATCAGTGTGCAGACGGTGCTGACCGAACGGCAAGATCGCGACGTCCTGCGCGGTGTGGAGTCGCCGACCGGCTCCTGCCGGCCGTTCGATGCCCGCGCGGACGGCACCGTCGGCGGCGAGGGCGGCGGGATCGTCCTGCTCAAGCCCCTGCGTCAAGCGCGGGCCGACCGGGACTCCGTAATGGCGGTGATCAAAGGCGTCGCGGTCAACCACAACGGCTACCGGGCGGCCAGCATGAGCGCCCCCAGCCAGATCGCTCAGAGCGAGGTGATCACGGCGGCGTGGCGGGACGCGGACGTCGACCCGCGCACCATCGGGTACATCGAGTGCCACGGGTCTGCCACCCCGCTGGGCGACGTGGTGGAGGCCGACGCGCTGCAGCGGGCCTTTCTCAACGCCGGGGTGGACACCCCGCACTGCGCCGTCGGCTCGGTCAAGGGCGACATCGGCCACCTGGGCAACGCCGCGGGCGTCGTCGGCCTGCTGAAGGTGCTCGGCGGCGTGCGGGACGGCGTGATCCACCCCATGGCCCACTTCGCGCAGGCCAATCCGCTGATCGACTTCACCGGGCCCGTGTACCTCGACCCCGCCGGCGGCCCATGGCCCGGCGACGGCGACAAACCGCGGCGGGCCGGTATCAGTTCCTTCGGCCTGACCGGGACCAATGCGCATGCCGTCCTGGAACAGGCCCCGGACCCGGACCCATCGCCCAGCCCGCGGCCGCCCGAACAGGCGCCGGACGGCGTGGAACTGGTCACCGTATCGGCCAAATCCCCCGCTGCCCTGGAGCGCTACCGGCTGCGGCTGGCACGTTTCGCCGAGAGCAGCGGAAACGAGCTGCGTGCCGTTGCGCACGTGCTCAACCGCGGCCGGGATGACCACCCCTACCGGTTGGCCGTCGCTGCTGCCGACACCGCGGAGCTGGCCAGGGCTCTGCGATCTGCGGCCCTGCCCGGGGTGGACGCGGCCGCCGAGCAGCGGCCCGTCGTGCTCTTGTTCTCTCCGGACGCGGTGTGCGAAGGGCCGTATTGGACAGAACTCGCCGCCGAGCTGCCCGAACTGGCGCACGCGGCGCCGCGGGCCGGTGCCGCGGCCTGCGGTCCGCGCGGCCAGGTGGTGTGGCGCCAGCTCGCACTGTTCCGCGTGCTGCAGGACTGGGGTTTGGGCGGGCTGCACTTCGTGGGCTGCGGAAGTGCCGCACCCGGTGTGCGTGCTGCCGAGGGCGAGCTCTCTGTAGAGGACGCGGTACGCGCAGCCGATGCCGCCGATACCGCCGAGCCCGACGCGATCGACCGGGATCGGCTGCGCGAAGCCGTCCGCGCGTTCCGGCGGGAGGGGGCCGTCTTGGTGGAGATGGGCGCCGACGGCCTGCTGTCCCGGCGGATCCGCGCGGCGGCCCCGGACCTGCCGCTGGTCGCGTTGCTGTCGGGTGGGGGAGTGCGAGGTCTGCTGAACCAGCTCGGGAAGGTGTACGTGCTGGGCGGGGCGTTCGACTGGGAACACCGCTACCGGGGTACGGACATCGCCCGAATCCAGGCCCCGACCTATCCCTTCGAGCCGGTGCGTTGCTGGGCCGGTCCACCCGCCGCCGACCCGGTTTCGCGTACGGCTTCCCCCGCAGCGGAAGTCCCTGCCCGGCGGGTCCCGGCCGGGGAGGCGGAGGCCGAACGGTTCGTCGCAGCGGTCTGGCAAGAGGTGCTGGGAACGGACGAACTCGACGCCGACGCGGACTACTTCGCCCTCGGCGGCACCTCGATCGCCGGGATCAGCGTTCTGCGGCGGCTGGAACGCGACCTGGGCGTCACGCTCGCCTTCGCCGACCTCTACGCCCACCACACGGTCCGCTCCCTGGCCGGGCACGTCAGTGGGCTGCGATCGCAGGGAGCGGCGAACATGGACCGCACGATCCCCCGCCTCGATCACGGCGGCCGGCTCCCGCTCTCCTACGGCCAGGAACAGCTGTGGTACCTGGACCGGCTGAACCCGGACAGCCCTCTGTACAACATCCCGGCCGATCTGCGGCTGCACGGTCCGCTCGACACCACCGCGCTGCGCGGAGCGCTACAGGACCTCGCCGACCGCCACGAGATCCTCCGGACGGCCATCCGGGACGACGACGGCGAGCCCTACGCCGAGCTCCTGCCCGCTGGCCCCGACCTGAAGCTGGTGGACTTGAGCGCTCTGGCGCCCGCCGAGCGTGAGCACCGGGCCCGTCTCCTCGCCGACGAGGAGGCGCTCAGCCCGTTCGACCTGGCCGCCGGGCCGCTGCTGCGCACAACGCTCCTGAGACTCGACGACGACGACCACGTGCTCTTGTACACCCACCACCACATCGTCTTCGACGGCTGGTCGCCGTCGGTGTTCTTCCGCGACCTCTTCGCGCTCTACCGGTCGCGGTGCGCCGGGCAGTCCGCGGAACCGGCCGCACTGCCCGAACCAACCGAACTGACTGAACTGACTGAACCAACCGAACCAACCGAACCGACTGAACTGCCCGAACTACCTGAACTGCCCATCCAGTACGCCGACTTCGCCGCCTGGCAGCGCACCTGGCTGAGCGGGGAGCAGTTGGAGCGGGGCCTGGACTTCTGGCGCGCGGAGCTGGCCGGTCTCGACACCGCCGCGCTGCCCCTGGACCGGCCGCGTCCGGCTGTCCAGAGCTTCGCCGGCGCCATCACGGAGTTCACATTCGATGTCGAACTCGCCGCGCGGGTGCGCTCGTACAGCCGCGAGCAGGGCGTCACGACGTTCGTGACCATGCTGGCCCTGGTCGACGCGGCCCTGCACCGCTGGGCCGGACTGACCGACGTGGTGGTCGGCGTCGGCACCTCGGGCCGCACGAACCCCGCCACCCACGACCTGATCGGCTACTTCAACAACCTGCCGCCGTTCCGCACCCGGGTGGAGGGCCGGTTGTCCTTCGGCGCGCTGGTGCGCCGCTGTGCCGAGACCGTCGCCGGGGTCCTCGACCACGAGGACATGCCGTTCGAGAAGATCGTCTCCGCGGTGTGCCGCCGCCGCGAACCCGGACGCCACCCGCTGTACGACGTGGCCTACACGTACCAGAACGCCCCGGCCCCGGTCCTTCCGCCCGGCGACCTGCGCCTGACGCGGCTGCTGGACGGGCCGATCGGCGGCATCGCCCCGGGCACCGCGAAGTTCGACCTCACCGTGGGCGTGACCGACCAGGACGACGGCCCGCTGCACGCCTACCTGGAGTACGCGGTGGCATTGTTCGACGACACGACCATGGCCGGGCTGGCCGCCTGGCTGCCCGACCTGCTGCGGGCCGCGCTGGACGATCCCGGTCGCCCCCTGGACGCGCTGCCGGGTCCGCCGCGTCCCGCAGCCCGGCCCCTGGCTCTGCTCACCGGTGCCCGCGCCGTCCCCGGGGACGGACGGCTGGTGCACGATCTGGTCCAGGAGCAGGCGGCGCGCCGCCCCGACCACCCCGCGGTGGTCGCCGACGGACACGTGCACACCTACGCGCAGATCGACGCGGCTGCCGGCCGGCTCGCCCGGCGGCTGACCGAGGCCGGCGTCGGCCCGGGGAGTGTGGTGCCCGTGGTCGCCGACCGCGGCCCGGACCTGGTGGTGGGCTGGCTCGGCGTCGTCAAGGCCGGCGGCGCCTTCCTGCCCGTCGACCCGGCCTGGCCGCGGCAGCGGATCGAGGACATCCTGACGAGCGCCGGGATCGGACCAGCCGCCCCCGTGGTCGGGAATCTGCGGGGCCGCACTTGCATGCCGGCCCGGCCGGCCGTGCCCGAAAGCGGCGACGAGGACGTCCTGGTGGAAACCGCCACTGGGTCCCCGGGCCGACCGGGGTCACGCGACCTGGCGTACGTGGCGTACACCTCCGGTTCCACGGGTCGGCCGCACGGGTGCGAGATCGAACATGTCAGTCTGCGCAACCTCGTCGACTGGTACCACGACGCGATGCAGCTCACCGGAGACGACCGGGTGATGCAGGTGGCGGCGCCGGGTTTCGACGTCGCCGTGCTGGACGTGTGGACGACCCTGTGCCGGGGTGCCACCCTGCACTTCGCCTCGACCGCGCTCCAAGAGCCGGGGGCGTTCCTGCACGGGCTCGCCGCGGACGGCATCACCGCGGCCTTCCTGCCCACCCACCTCGCCGAGGTCGTCCTGACCGAGTGCGCCTGGCCGCCCGGTCTGCGGCTGCGGGTGGTGACCACCGGGGGCGACCTGCTCCGCGTCCGTCCCCCGGCCGACTGCCCGTTCCGGCTGGTGAACATGTACGGTCCGGCCGAGTGCACGGTCGTCTCCACCGCCGGCGTGACCGGTCCCGCCACGGACACCGATATGTCCGCACTGCCCGGCATCGGACGACCCGTCACCGGCACCTCGGTGTACCTGCTGCGGCCGGACGGCTCACCGGTCGCGGCAGGCGAGATCGGGGAGATCACCGTCGCCGGCCGTGCGGTCGGCCGCGGCTACCGTGGACTGCCCGCACTGACCGCCCGGCGCTTCACGGCCGACCCGTACTCCGGAACACCGGGTGCGCGCATGTACCGCACCGGCGACCTCGGACGACTGCGACCGGACGGCACGATCGAGTTCCAGGGGCGCCTCGACGACCAGGTGGAGATCCGCGGACAGCGGGTGGAGCCCGCCGAGATCGAACGGGTGCTCCTGAGCCACCCCTCGGTGCGTGCCGCTTCAGTGGTTCCCGCGCCGGGACCGGGTGGGGCCACCCGATTGGTCGCGCACGTGACGACCGGCGGCCCGGCGACCGGCGGCCCGGCGCTCCCGGTACTCACCGAGGACGCCCTGCGCCGCTGGAGTGCCCGGGCACTGCCCCCATTCATGGTGCCCGGCAGCGTCGTCTTCCATGACCGCCTGCCGCTCACCGCGACCGGAAAACTCGATCGCAGGAGCCTGAAGGAGACGGCCATGGCGACCCCCTCGCACGCTGCCACGAACAACACCCCTGTCGCGAGCAGCACCCCGTATGCCGAAGAAGTTCTGACCCACGTGGTGGCCGAACTGCTCGGCACCGGGCAGGTCCGTCCCGAGGACAACTTCTTCGAGCTGGGCGGCGATTCGGTCCTGGGCGTGCGGGTCGCCGCTCGTGCCGCTCGCTCCGGAGTCCACTTCACCCCGCAACAGATTCTCCAGCACCACTCACTGCGCGACCTCGCCGCGGCGACGACGGTGAGCGCCGACCTCGTTCCCGCGGACGGCCCGGCTGCGGCCGCGATGGCCCGGCCCGACCATCGCTCTGACCTTCGCCAGGACCATCGCTCTGACCATAGCTCTGACCATCGCCCGGTCCCGTTGACGCCGATCATGCGCACGTTCCTGGACCGGATGCCGCCCGGAGCGCCGGACTTCGCGGACGCACACCTGCTGGAGATCACCGTCCGGACGGACGCCGAGAGCGTACGAGCCGCGGTCGACCATCTGCTCGCCCGGCACGAGCCGCTGCGCTACCGCTTCCGCCGCAACAGCCTGGGCTGGCGGATCGACTGCGCGGAGCCGGACGCCGTCGACGTCTTCGACGTCCAGGTACTGCCGCCGATGGACGCCGAAGCAGAGCGGGAGTTCCTGGCCGCCGACATAGCTCAGTTGAGGACCCTGATCGATCTGGAACGCGGCCCGGCCCTGCGCGTGCGGTACTACGACCGCGGCCATCGCCGGAACGCCTGGATCGTCTTCCTGGTCCACCACTTCGTCTTCGACAACATGGCCACCGTCGTCCTCATCGACGAACTGGACGCCGCCCTGGCCGAACTCCTCGCCGGACATCCGCTGCCCGCCCCCACCCCCGTCCGCACCTGGCCCCAGTGGTCCCGGCATCTGACGGACATGGCTTCCTCGGACGCCCTGGCGGGAGAACTGGCCTACTGGACCAGCACTCTGCAATCAGGCGCCGCCCTGCTCGACGGCAAGCCGCCGGCATCCGGCAGCCGACCCGCCGGGGGAGTCGCCCACCGCGTGCTGGAAGCCCACCAGGTGGCCGACGTCCTGCGGGGCGGACCCGACGCGGACCCGGCAGCGATGTGCGCCTTCGCCTGTGCCCTGGCCCGCTGGCGCGGCACGGACGGGGCCGGCGTCATGACCGAGGGACGGGCCGCACCCAACGTCTTCCGGCCTGCCGGCAGGTCACCGGCCATCGGCTGGTTCACCAGCGTGCATCCGCTGACCCTTCCCGTCGACCCGGCCGCGGACGTCCGCGCCTGCCTGTCGGCCGTCACCGACGTGGTCCGCTCCGTCCCCAACGACGGCGTGGGGTACGGCATGCTGCGCCACCTGAGTCCGGCCTCACCCGCGGTGGACCGGCTGCGGGCGCTGCCCGAACCACAGGCGCTGGTCATCCACGGCACTCATGACGGCTCCGGCTTCGACACGGGCATACGGCTGCTGCGCAACCGCCGGGACCTGACCTCCCGCGGCCGGCGCCTGCTACCCGCCGGGTTCCCGCTGGTGCTGACCACCGCGATCACCGACGGCACCCTGCAACTGGTCCTGCTGTACGACGACAGCCACACCGACCAGGAAGCGGAGAACCTGGCCGAGGAGACCGTCCGGGCCTTCACAGAACTGGCGCGCTGA